The following are from one region of the Methanofollis sp. genome:
- a CDS encoding phage baseplate protein: protein MPDQILLGGHQFTAVKTLDLTRDAAAPKHPLESGSDVSDHVSLNPATFEIEFELMRDPDEYATLESLHVARQPIRLVTPHGVFDNVVLLKLSDQYGKATNTTKATVSLQQVLIVETQTVTISSGLTDAKTLAEEQFPGGYTVRTLALIPIDKTDLTTPSENEAWKDTMNLWAKSDNGTLGFGGKFYDALAM from the coding sequence ATGCCGGATCAGATCCTCCTCGGTGGCCACCAGTTCACCGCGGTCAAAACCCTCGACCTCACGCGGGACGCCGCGGCGCCAAAACATCCCCTGGAAAGTGGCTCTGACGTCAGCGACCACGTCTCCCTCAATCCCGCCACCTTCGAAATCGAGTTTGAACTCATGCGCGACCCGGACGAGTACGCCACCCTCGAATCGCTGCATGTGGCCAGACAGCCCATTCGTCTCGTCACGCCGCACGGGGTCTTCGACAACGTCGTCCTCCTCAAGCTCAGCGACCAGTACGGGAAGGCCACCAACACCACGAAGGCAACCGTCTCACTGCAGCAGGTCCTGATCGTCGAAACCCAGACCGTCACGATATCGTCGGGCCTGACCGACGCAAAGACCCTCGCAGAGGAGCAGTTCCCCGGGGGATACACAGTGCGGACCCTCGCCCTGATCCCCATCGACAAGACGGACCTGACCACCCCGTCAGAGAACGAGGCATGGAAGGACACCATGAACCTTTGGGCGAAGAGCGACAACGGCACCCTCGGGTTCGGCGGCAAATTCTACGATGCCCTGGCGATGTGA